The Pagrus major chromosome 17, Pma_NU_1.0 genome includes a region encoding these proteins:
- the ubr5 gene encoding E3 ubiquitin-protein ligase UBR5 isoform X8, with protein MTSIHFVVHPLPGTEDQLNDRLREVSEKLNKYSYNSHPHLSLLEQATLKQCVVGPNHAGFLLEDGRVCRISFAVQPDRLELSKPDGSDGSKLSSGSGTGRSSRPGRTSDPPWFLSGSDTLGRLAGNTLGSRWSSGVNGGSGGGGSGGGAGGGGAGGGSSGGGGSGGGGGGGGTSGRSSTAARDSRRQTRVIRTGRDRGSGLLGSQPQPVIPASVIPEELITQAQVVLQGKSRSVIIRELQRTNLDVNLAVNNLLSRDDEDGDDGDDTASESYLPGEDLMSLLDADIHSAHPSVIIDADAMFSEDISYFGYPSFRRSSLSRLGSSRVLLLPLERDSELLRERESVLRLRERRWLDGASFDTERGSTSREGEPSLDKKSIPVQSPVSLGEELQWWPDKDGVKFVSIGAMFSELVAVSSKGELYQWKWSEPEPYRNAQNPSVHHPRVSFLGLANEKITLLSANSIRATVATETNKVATWVDDTLSTVASKLEHSAQAFPELQGERMVSLHCCALYTCAQLENSLYWWGVVPFSQRKKMLEKARAKNKKPKSSAGISSIPNITVGTQVCLRNNPLYHAGAVAFSVSAGIPKVGVLLESVWNMNDSCRFQLRSPESLKNMEKTTKTQEIKTESKPELVKTEMGPPPSPASTCSDTSSIASSASLPYKRRRSTPAPKEEEKVNEEQWPLREVVFVEDVKNVPVGKVLKVDGAYVAVKFPGTSSSMSNQSTAAPTDSDPSSLLQDCRLLRIDELQVVKTGGTPKVPDCFQRTPKKLCIPEKAEILAVNVDSKGVHAVLKTGNWVRYCIFDLATGKAEQENNFPTSNLAFLGQSERNVAIFTAGQESPIILRDGNGTIYPMAKDCMGGIRDPDWLDLPPINSLGMGVHSLANLPSNSTIKKKAAIIIMAVEKQTLMQHVLRCDYEACRQYLVNLEQAFLLDQGSQALGALLDHRCDGNRNILHAAVSVCFPVSNKETKEEEEAERSERNTFAERLSAVEAIANAISVVSSNSSGNRTGSSSSRGLRLREMMRRSLRAAGLGRHESGPSSSDHQDPVSPPIAPPSWVPDPPPMDPDGDIDFILAPAVGSLTTASTGTSQGPSTSTIPGPSTESSVVESKDRKANAHLILKLMCDSVVLRPHLRELLSAKDARGMTPFMLAVSGRAYPAAITVLEAAQKMAKVGDPGIAEKEDADSVFMEMICPSGTNPDDSPLYVLCCNDTCSFTWTGAEHINQDIFECRTCGLLESLCCCTECARVCHKGHDCKLKRTSPTAYCDCWEKCKCKTLIAGQKAARLDLLYRLLTTTNLVTTPNSRGEHILLFLVQTVARQSVEHCQYRPPRIREDRNRKAANAEDSDMPDHDLEPPRFAQLALERVLQDWNALKSMIMFGSQENKDPLSASSRIAHLLPEEQVYLNQQSGTIRLDCFTHCLIVKCAPDITFIDTLLGTLVKELQNKYTPGRREEAVNVTRRFLRSVARVFVILSVEMASSKKKNNFIPQPIGKCRRVFQALLPYAVEELCNVAESLIVPVRMGIARPTAPFTLASTSIDAVQGSEELFSVEPLPPRPSPDQSSSSSQTAASYIIRNPQPRRSSQSQPVRGRDEEQDDIVSADVEEVEVVEGVAGEEDHHDDQEEQGEENAEAEGQHDEHDEDGSDMELDLLAAAETESDSESNHSNQDNASGRRSVVTAATAGSEAGASSVPAFFSEDDSQSNDSSDSDSSSSQSDDVDQETFLLDEPLERTTSASHANSAAQAPRSMQWAVRNTPSQRATGSAPTSSSTPAASSTGLIYIDPTNLRRSSAISSSAAAAAAALEASNSSSYLTSASSLARAYSIVIRQISDLMSLIPKYNHLVYSQYPAAVKLTYQDAVNLQNYVEEKLIPTWNWMVSIMDSTEAQLRYGSALSSAGDPGHPSHPLHASQHSARRERMTAREEASLRTLEGRRRAATLLTARQGMMSARGDFLNYALSLMRSHNDEHSDVLPVLDVCSLKHVAYVFQALIYWIKAMNQQTTLDTPQMDRKRNREILELGLDNEDSEHENDEDTNQSSTLQDKDEDPVPAETGQNHPFFRRSDSMTFLGCIPPNPFDVPLAEAIPLADQPHLLQPNARKEDLFGRPSQGLYSSSYMATKGLAEASMDRNCLEILPTKMSYSANLKNVMSMETGQRSTGNQSLAEQELEASKPGPSPHDLAAQLKSSLLAEIGLTESDGPPLPSFRPHCSFMGMMISHDMLLGRWRLSLELFGRVFMEDVGAEPGSILTELGGFEVKESKFRREMEKLRNLQSRDLALEVDRDRDQLIQQTMRQLNTHFGRRCTTTPMAVHRVKVTFKDEPGEGSGVARSFYTAIALALLSNDKLPNLDCVQSVSKGMQASNLMQRLRNRDRERERRSGGLRAGSRRDRDRDSRRQLSIDTRPFRPSSEGNPSDEPDPLPAHRQALGERLYPRVHAMQPAFASKITGMLLELSPAQLLLLLASEDSLRARVEEAMELLIAHGRENGADSILDLGLLEAPEKAQQQENRKRHGSTRSVVDMELDDPDDGDDNAPLFYQPGKRGFYSPRPGKNTEARLNCFRNIGRILGLCLLQNELCPITLNRHVIKVLLGRKVNWHDFAFFDPVMYESLRQLIRHSQAGEADAVFAAMDLAFAIDLCKEEGAGQVELLSGGVNMPVTPLNVYEYVRKYAEHRMLVVAEQPLHAMRKGLLDVLPKNALEDLTAEDFRLLVNGCGEVNVQMLISFTSFNDESGENAEKLLQFKRWFWSIVEKMSMTERQDLVYFWTSSPSLPASEEGFQPMPSITIRPPDDQHLPTANTCISRLYVPLYSSKQILKQKLLLAIKTKNFGFV; from the exons ATGACATCTATACACTTCGTGGTTCACCCGCTGCCCGGGACCGAGGATCAGCTCAATGACAG GCTCCGTGAAGTTTCAGAGAAACTCAACAAATACAGCTACAACAG TCATCCACACCttagtctgctggagcaggcCACCTTAAAACAATGTGTTGTCGGTCCAAACCATGCTGGATTTCTCCTTGAG GATGGGCGCGTGTGTCGAATCAGCTTTGCTGTCCAGCCTGATCGCCTGGAGCTCAGCAAACCGGATGGCAGCGATGG TTCAAAGTTGAGCAGTGGTTCAGGGACAGGAAGGAGCTCCAGGCCAGGCAGGACTAGTGATCCGCCCTGGTTCCTGTCTGGCTCTGACACACTTGGCAGACTGGCAGGCAACACCCTTGG GAGTCGCTGGAGCTCTGGCGTTAACGGaggcagtggaggaggtgggagtggaggaggagcagggggaggtggagcaggaggtggcagcagtggaggaggtggaagtggaggtggaggcggTGGTGGAGGCACGTCGGGCAGGTCGTCAACAGCAGCTCGTGATTCCCGTCGACAGACCAGGGTGATCCGTACAGGAAGGGACCGTGGCTCAGGACTTCTAGGAAGCCAGCCTCAGCCTGTCATACCAGCTTCTGTCATCCCTGAAGAGCTCATTACTCAG GCCCAAGTAGTCCTTCAGGGGAAGTCCAGGAGTGTGATAATTAGGGAACTCCAGAGGACCAACCTGGATGTCAACCTCGCCGTCAACAACCTGCTGAGCCGGGACGATGAagatggagatgatggagatGACACAGCCAGCGAGTCCTACCTCCCAGGAG AGGACCTGATGTCCCTGTTGGATGCAGACATTCACTCAGCTCATCCCAGCGTGATTATTGATGCTGATGCCATGTTCTCTGAGGACATCAGCTACTTTGGCTACCCCTCTTTTAGACGTTCATCGCTGTCACGCCTTGGATCCTCCAGAG TTCTCCTTCTTCCCTTAGAGCGCGACTCAGAGCTGTTGCGTGAGCGTGAGTCTGTATTGAGGTTACGTGAGCGCCGGTGGCTGGATGGGGCCTCGTTCGACACAGAGCGAGGCTCCACCAGCCGTGAGGGCGAGCCCAGCTTGGACAAGAAGAGCATCCCGGTCCAGAGCCCTGTCTCCTTGGGAGAGGAGCTCCAGTGGTGGCCTGACAAG GATGGTGTGAAGTTTGTGAGCATCGGAGCCATGTTCTCAGAGCTGGTTGCAGTCAGCTCCAAGGGAGAGCTTTATCAGTGGAAGTGGAGTGAACCTGAACCCTACAGGAATGCACAG AATCCTTCCGTTCATCACCCACGTGTGTCCTTCCTGGGCCTGGCCAATGAGAAGATCACCTTATTGTCTGCCAATAGCATCAGAGCCACTGTAGCTACAGAGACCAACAAG GTGGCCACCTGGGTGGACGACACACTGAGCACAGTAGCCTCTAAGCTGGAGCACAGTGCTCAGGCTTTCCCTGAGCTGCAGGGGGAACGTATGGTGTCACTGCACTGCTGTGCTCTCTACACGTGTGCACAGCTTGAGAATAGCCTCTACTGGTG GGGTGTTGTGCCTTTTAGTCAACGGAAGAAGATGCTTGAAAAGGCCAGAGCCAAGAACAAAAAGCCAAAGTCCAGCGCTGGCATCTCCTCGATACCCAACATCACCGTGGGAACACAG GTGTGCTTGAGGAATAACCCCCTCTACCATGCCGGTGCAGTGGCCTTTTCTGTCAGTGCTGGGATTCCCAAAGTGGGTGTCCTGTTGGAGTCTGTCTGGAATATGAATGACAGTTGCAGGTTCCAGCTACGCTCACCAGAGAGCCTCAAGAACATGGAGAAGACCACTAAGACCCAAGAAATCAA GACGGAAAGCAAGCCGGAGCTGGTGAAGACTGAGATGGGTCCTCCTCCATCCCCAGCATCTACCTGCAGTGATACCTCTTCCATTGCTAGCAGTGCCTCACTGCCCTACA AGCGAAGGCGTTCTACTCCGGCTcccaaagaggaagagaaggtgAATGAGGAACAGTGGCCCCTCAGGGAGGTGGTGTTTGTGGAGgatgttaaaaatgtccctGTGGGAAAG GTGCTTAAAGTGGATGGTGCGTATGTTGCTGTGAAGTTTCCAGGGACATCAAGCAGCATGAGCAACCAGAGCACTGCTGCTCCCACTGATTCAGACCCATCATCACTGTTACAGGACTGTAGGCTCCTCAGAATAGATGAGTTGCAG GTGGTCAAAACTGGTGGGACTCCTAAAGTTCCTGATTGTTTTCAGCGCACACCTAAAAAGCTCTGTATCCCAGAAAAGGCAGAGATTCTTGCAGTAAATGTTGACTCCAAAG GAGTCCACGCAGTTCTGAAAACTGGTAACTGGGTAAGGTACTGTATCTTTGACCTGGCCACAGGCAAAGCTGAACAGGAGAATAACTTCCCCACTAGCAACCTGGCCTTCCTAGGGCAGAGTGAGCGCAATGTTGCCATCTTCACTGCAGGACAG GAATCTCCCATCATCCTCCGAGATGGAAATGGCACAATCTACCCCATGGCCAAAGACTGCATGGGTGGAATACGAGATCCGGATTGGTTGGACCTGCCACCTATTAACAGCCTGGGGATGGGGGTGCACTCTCTGGCCAACCTCCCATCTAACTCCACAATTAAAAAGAAAGctgctattattattatggcTGTCGAG AAACAGACGCTGATGCAGCATGTCCTGCGTTGTGACTATGAGGCGTGTCGGCAGTACTTGGTGAACCTTGAGCAGGCTTTCCTCTTGGATCAGGGCAGTCAGGCCCTTGGAGCACTTCTCGATCATCGCTGTGATGGAAATCGCAACATCCTCCATGCcgctgtctctgtctgcttcccTGTCAGTAACAAGGAGACCAAAGAGGAAGAAG AAGCTGAAAGGTCTGAGAGAAACACATTTGCAGAACGTCTCTCTGCTGTGGAGGCAATTGCCAATGCCATCTCTGTGGTTTCAAGCAACAGTTCTGGGAACAGGACTGGCTCCTCCAGTAGCAGAGG CCTTCGTCTGAGGGAGATGATGCGGAGATCTCTAAGAGCAGCAGGCCTCGGCCGTCATGAGTCTGGCCCTTCATCAAGTGACCACCAGGACCCTGTGTCACCACCCATTGCCCCACCAAGTTGGGTCCCTGACCCCCCACCAATGGACCCTG ATGGTGACATAGACTTCATTCTAGCACCAGCTGTGGGTTCACTCACCACTGCCTCCACTGGGACCAGCCAGGGACCAAGCACCTCTACCATACCAG GGCCATCCACTGAGTCATCTGTGGTTGAATCTAAAGACAGGAAGGCCAACGCCCACCTCATCCTAAAGCTGATGTGTGACAGTGTTGTTCTGAGGCCACACCTACGGGAGCTGCTCTCTGCCAA GGATGCCCGTGGAATGACCCCATTCATGCTGGCAGTCAGTGGGCGAGCCTACCCGGCAGCTATCACTGTGCTGGAGGCTGCTCAGAAAATGGCAAAGG TGGGTGATCCAGGCATTGCCGAGAAGGAGGATGCAGATTCTGTGTTCATGGAAATGATTTGCCCCTCGGGGACCAACCCAGACGATTCGCCCCTCTATGTCCTCTGCTGCAACGACACCTGCAGTTTCACTTGGACTGGAGCTGAGCACATTAACCAG GATATCTTTGAGTGTCGTACCTGTGGTCTGCTCgagtccctctgctgctgcactgaatGCGCAAGGGTGTGTCACAAAGGACATGACTGCAA GCTGAAGAGGACCTCCCCCACAGCATACTGTGACTGTTGGGAGAAATGCAAGTGTAAAACGCTGATCGCCGGCCAGAAGGCTGCTCGCCTGGATCTGCTGTACAGGTTACTCACAACCACTAACCTGGTCACAACACCAAACAGCAG GGGAGAGCATATATTACTGTTCCTGGTGCAGACTGTTGCAAGGCAGAGTGTTGAGCACTGTCAGTACAGACCACCACGTATCAGAGAAGACAGGAACCGCAAGGCTGCTAATGCAGAAG ACTCTGATATGCCAGACCATGACCTGGAACCTCCCCGCTTTGCTCAGCTGGCTCTGGAGAGGGTCCTGCAGGACTGGAATGCCCTCAAGTCTATGATCATGTTTGGTTCTCAAGAGAATAAAGACCC ACTTAGTGCCAGCAGCAGAATTGCCCATCTCCTGCCTGAAGAGCAGGTCTACTTGAATCAGCAGAGTGGCACCATTCGCCTTGACTGTTTCACCCACTGCCTCATTGTCAAGTGTGCTCCTGACATCACT TTCATAGACACCTTACTGGGTACTCTAGTAAAGGAGCTGCAGAACAAATACACTCCTGGCCGGAGAGAGGAGGCGGTCAATGTCACCAGGAGGTTCCTACGCTCTGTAGCCCGGGTGTTCGTCATCCTCAGCGTGGAGATGGCCTCATCCaagaagaaaaa CAACTTCATCCCCCAGCCGATTGGGAAATGTCGGCGAGTTTTCCAAGCTCTGCTACCATATGCTGTGGAGGAGCTGTGTAACGTTGCAGAGTCACTGATCGTTCCAGTGCGAATGGGCATAGCAAGACCTACTGCTCCATTCACTTTGGCCAGCACCAGTATTGATGCTGTTCAGGGCAGTGAAGAGCTCTTCTCTGTTGAGCCACTGCCTCCGAGACCCTCACCAGACCAGTCCAGCAG ttCCAGCCAGACAGCTGCCTCTTATATCATCAGGAACCCCCAGCCTCGGCGCAGCAGCCAGTCTCAGCCTGTCAGAGGAAGAGACGAGGAGCAGGATGACATCGTATCAGCAGATGTGGAAGAG GTTGAAGTTGTAGAGGGAGTAGCAGGTGAGGAAGACCATCATGACGACCAAGAGGAACAGGGAGAGGAAAATGCTGAGGCAGAAGGGCAGCATGATGAGCACGATGAGGatg GAAGTGACATGGAGCTGGAcctgctggctgcagctgaAACTGAGAGCGACAGTGAAAGTAACCACAGCAATCAGGATAATGCTAGTGGCCGCAGGAGCGTCGTGACAGCAGCCACCGCTGGCTCTGAAGCAG GTGCCAGCAGTGTCCCTGCCTTCTTTTCAGAGGACGACTCCCAGTCCAATGACTCCAGTGACtccgacagcagcagcagtcagagcGACGATGTTGACCAGGAGACATTCCTTTTGGATGAGCCCCTGGAAAGGACGACCAGCGCCTCCCATGCCAACAGTGCAGCCCAGGCTCCTCGCTCCATGCAGTGGGCTGTTAGAAACACCCCCAGCCAGAGGGCCACAGGAAGTGCTCCCACCAGCTCCTCAACACCAGCTG CAAGCTCCACAGGCCTGATATATATTGACCCTACCAACCTGCGTCGCTCCAGCGCTATCAGctccagtgctgctgctgcggcggcAGCTCTCGAGGCCAGCAACTCCAGCAGCTATCTTACATCTGCCAGCAGCCTGGCCAGGGCCTACAGCATTGTCATCAGGCAGATCTCAGACCTCATGAGTCTGATTCCCAAGTACAACCATCTAGTCTACTCACAGTACCCTGCTGCTGTTAAGCTCACCTACCAGGATGCAGTTAACTTGCAG AACTATGTTGAAGAAAAGCTGATTCCCACCTGGAACTGGATGGTGTCCATCATGGATTCCACAGAGGCTCAGTTGCGATATGGCTCAGCCCTGTCATCTGCTGGAGACCCGGGTCACCCCAGTCACCCGCTCCACGCCTCTCAGCACTCTGCTCGGAGGGAACGCATGACAGCACGTGAGGAGGCCAGCCTCCGCACTCTGGAAGGAcgcag gAGAGCAGCTACCCTGCTGACAGCTCGTCAGGGCATGATGTCGGCACGGGGCGACTTCCTGAACTACGCCTTATCACTGATGCGCTCCCACAATGATGAGCACTCTGATGTGCTTCCTGTGCTGGACGTGTGCTCACTGAAACACGTGGCATATGTTTTCCAGGCTCTTATCTACTGGATTAAGGCCATGAACCAGCAGACCACTTTGGATACCCCACAGATGGACAGAAAGAG GAATCGCGAGATTTTGGAACTTGGTTTGGACAATGAGGATTCTGAACATGAGAACGATGAGGACACCAATCAGA GTTCAACGCTGCAGGACAAGGATGAGGACCCAGTTCCAGCTGAAACGGGTCAGAACCATCCTTTCTTCCGGCGCTCTGACTCCATGACCTTCCTGGGCTGCATCCCACCCAACCCCTTTGATGTCCCCCTGGCTGAGGCCATTCCACTGGCAGACCAGCCCCACCTCCTGCAG CCTAATGCCAGGAAGGAGGATCTGTTTGGTCGTCCCTCTCAGGGTTTGTACTCCTCCTCCTACATGGCAACCAAAGGCCTGGCTGAGGCAAGCATGGACAGGAACTGCCTGGAG ATCCTGCCCACTAAGATGTCTTACTCAGCCAATCTGAAGAATGTGATGAGTATGGAAACTGGCCAGAGGAGCACTGGGAATCAGTCACTTGCAGAGCAGGAGCTGGAGGCTTCAAAACCAGGCCCTTCACCCCATGACCTCGCTGCCCAGCTGAAGAGCAGCCTTCTTGCCGAGATTGGCCTCACTGAGAGCGATGGACCTCCTCTGCCATCATTCAG acctcactgtagTTTCATGGGGATGATGATTTCACATGACATGCTACTAGGCCGCTGGCGTCTGTCACTGGAGCTCTTTGGTCGTGTCTTCATGGAGGATGTTGGAGCTGAACCTGGATCG ATCCTCACGGAGTTGGGTGGTTTTGAAGTAAAGGAATCCAAGTTCCGTCGGGAGATGGAGAAGCTGAGGAATCTGCAGTCCCGTGACCTGGCCCTGGAGGTGGATCGGGACCGAGACCAGCTAATACAGCAGACCATGCGTCAGCTAAACACGCACTTTGGCAGGCGTTGCACGACCACACCCATGGCCGTGCACCGGGTGAAGGTCACCTTCAAAGATGAGCCGGGCGAAGGCAGCGGCGTGGCCCGCAGCTTCTACACAGCCATCGCCCTGGCCCTCCTCTCCAACGATAAGCTGCCCAACCTGGACTGTGTTCAGAGTGTCAGCAAGGGCATGCAGGCCAGCA ATCTAATGCAGCGCTTGAGAAACAGAGATCGGGAAAGAGAGAGGCGAAGTGGAGGGCTTCGAGCAGGATCTCGGAGAGATCGAGACAG AGACTCAAGGAGGCAGCTGTCCATAGATACCAGGCCTTTTAGGCCTTCATCAGAGGGAAACCCCAGTGATGAGCCCGACCCCCTGCCTGCACACAGACAAGCCCTGGGTGAAAGGCTCTACCCACGTGTTCACGCAATGCAACCG GCGTTTGCCAGTAAAATCACAGGCATGTTGCTGGAGCTGTCCCCtgcccagctgctgctgttgctggcTAGTGAGGATTCTCTCCGAGCCAGGGTAGAGGAGGCCATGGAGCTTCTCATCGCACATGGAAG GGAAAATGGTGCTGACAGCATATTGGATCTGGGTCTCCTGGAGGCTCCAGAGAAAGCACAA CAGCAGGAGAACCGTAAGCGTCATGGCTCAACACGCAGTGTGGTTGACATGGAGCTGGACGACCCAGATGACGGTGACGACAACGCTCCTCTCTTCTACCAGCCTGGCAAACGAGGCTTCTACTCCCCTCGACCTGGCAAGAATACAGAGGCCAGACTGAACTGCTTCCGTAACATTGGCAG GATACTGGGGTTATGTCTGCTTCAGAATGAACTCTGTCCAATCACATTGAACAGACATGTCATCAAAGTGCTGCTTGGGAGGAAG GTGAACTGGCATGATTTTGCCTTCTTTGACCCGGTCATGTATGAGAGCCTGCGGCAGCTGATCCGCCATTCTCAGGCTGGTGAAGCAGATGCAGTATTTGCTGCGATGGATCTGGCCTTCGCCATTGACCTCTGTAAAGAGGAAGGGGCTGGACAG GTGGAGCTTCTGTCTGGTGGGGTCAACATGCCAGTAACTCCCCTCAACGTGTACGAGTATGTGAGGAAGTATGCAGAGCACAGAATGCTGGTGGTGGCTGAGCAGCCTCTTCAT GCAATGAGGAAGGGTTTGCTAGATGTACTCCCTAAGAACGCCCTGGAGGACTTGACGGCTGAGGACTTCAGGCTGCTGGTCAACGGCTGTGGAGAAGTCAACGTCCAGATGCTCATTAGCTTCACATCTTTCAATGATGAATCTG